The window CACAAGTTGCTGTCTTGGACCAGTAGCCATTTGAAGCTTCAAATCCTCCCCACAAACTCAATTCTCGATTATCTTATTTGAAACGTAAGTGGGTTTTCTCCTTTGTTTTATTTTGCCTctgattttattgaataaaatTGCTCAATCATATTTATTTAAGTGGCCTTGATATTTATACTCTTAAATAAATATGGTCCACTTATTTGATTATTTTGTTGTGGACTTCTTttgtttattatataaaaatttcacaaatatagTTATTTTAAGTGACTATTAGTATTTATACTCTTTTAATAAATATGActtattatttaattgtttttaaggtAAACTTTtgaatatgtatatttttatataaaatatttgggCACactaaatccttttatttttgtgAGAATGATATATGTaggaaataatttaaatacGACTTTAAAAATTCGATCGGCATAACCTATTCATTTCCATTCGGTATAAAACCCCTTGAATTATTCGTTGTTCGATATCAGTTATAATATTCGAAAGCATGTTGAATTATTTGAAATGCActgtaatgatttgatttagaaatggTAAAGGAAATTCCGAACTTCGATATGTTTTGTttaggccctgatgcggtgggttacaataaccgttcctttggcctcgccccttagaggagtaacatataggggactgatcagtaaaaccatagaaaatgagatgattttcAGTGCTATATTCGTAGTTTGTTATTATTTGATTCAACATGCTTAATATTGAAATTTCGATAAATTATTCGTATGTATATCCTCGATATTTGTTATGCTCGATcggcccccatttactgagtatttccccaaaatactcaccccttacattcccacccagataagaacgaggaacaaATCGGGGGTGAAGAGCAAGATCACTTTTGGGGATGGTAATGAAGAAAACTCCATTTGAGACCAGTCGAATTTATTCTGTCTTTAATTTTATCATCATGTATTCCGCTTCCGCATTTTATTTCTATCGCATTGTAAAGACGATTATtggttatgaaaaagactggttattTTGATTTACTACGAGGCTCGTTGTTttgcaattatgtgattgtgagacaacgccggtgtcgactaaccctggtctcggggcgtgacaaccTTGACCTCGGGTAATCCAATAACACATGCACACTCAACAACCTCGGCCCCGACACGTTCTGGGCAATGGAAAGAGCATGGATGTCAATCAATATACAACTTAAATAGAAGCTACCAGAATTTATATTAATGAGATACCAAGAGAACAAACACTTCAGGGCCGCACCTAATAGCCTTATGGCCGCTGCTAGAGTCCCTCCTGTAGCCACCAAATCGTCGATTACCAACGCACGGTCGCCTCGTTGGACAGCACCCAAATGCATTTCCAAACGATCATTGCCGTACTCGAGCTCGTACGATTCCATAATAACTTCACCTGGACAATACTTACAAAATTTTCTCAAGTATAAATCGCCAATTACCAAGATACTGCTGCAAAAGCATGACTGTAATGTGACAAGATTTTAAGGTTTGGAGGTGGAAGTTTATGTcaaatcccatgcatccggGGTTCGTGCAAGCAAAATCTTGCTAGAAACTACTTTATATGTGTGCTCGTTTTACGAGAACGATTAGAATAGTCTAACATAGACTCTCATGAATCCATTCATTCAAGTTCACCTGGCAGCTTCCCTGGTTTACGCAGGGGAATGAACTTGGCGCCAATTGCCAACGCAATTGCAGGAGCAAAGATGAATCCTCTGGCTTCAACTCCTACAGCACAATTCAAGTTCAACAACACAGATTTGACTTCTTTATCTAAGCCATCTAAAATTTTAGTAAAATTACAGTATTGGAACAGATGAAATCATAAAaaggctgaaagaaatcaaGATCCAATGTCTTTCAACAGATCAACTCTATTTTTGCATGCACTGACTATTACTTACAATTCTGGCAATGGAAATCTTACAAACGAAAACAGATTACCAGCAACAACAGAGATTCCCATGTCTCTGTATCTGTCAACAAATATGTCCACAACATCCTTGAAGGCTTTGTGGTTAGAGACAAGCGTCGTTATGTCTTGAAACATAATCCCTGAAAAACCCATGAAAGACTTGAaaccaaaacaaaacaaaaacatgaATTTCTCCAAAAACAATCCCACAACCCACAAGAACATGCATACACCCAAAATCACACGAGAGTGGCCAAAGATTACAAGTAAATGAACCAAATTTTCTCGAGTGGGAAAAAAGACCTGGTTTTGGGAAGTTGGGGACAACTCTAATGGCATCGGATATGGCCTTCAATCTTGGGTCACCCCTTAAACCATTTTCTGCGGCGAACATCTTTCTTTTTAAGCTCCTTTTCGTCTTTAATTTCAGTTCTGTTCAGGAGTCTTTACCCTTCCAGGGGGAGAGTGGAAAAGTGAAAGGACAGATGCAAACGATCTTTGAGTTGAATTGAAGCTGAACTAAGGAAGATCTATTTGCATGGTGGCTCTATTTTATACTAGAAGCCATAGCTGGATCATAAAATTAGGATTTTTAAAAgcagtaaaaatttatgatataatgtAAAATAGTTTTTACaccattaaaataatttataagaaaaatgtTTTTCAGTTTGTTATATTTGTCCTTGATTTTAGTATGTTATATAATCAAAATACAGTCTTAATCTTAGTCAATTTTGATCTAATTTTGGGCAAGAAAAATCTTACTATCAGGACTTTGATGATTTGGCGTCGGAGTTTGTCCATGTATCTTTCAAGTAATAGTTTGAAAGGATTCAAGACCATTCTCGTCTCCCAAATGGATATCGACTTCACATAAAAAATAACCCGAAAGtaacattttaaaattgaagTTTAATAATATAGATGatcaaaatttcaatttcaatatAATTGTCCTAAATTATATCTTTATTTTTGTATAATATATAATAGAAATAGTAGATAATAAAATTGAGTGTTATAtcttttaaaacaaaattttagaCCAAAAATAATTCCCATGGCTGATATATTGAAAGAGAAAATTTGAGTGGTTTCTTGAATGATGGACCGAAGACCATTGTAAGGTGTCACTTAGTTAGGACATGGCATAGACACGTGCTGGTGACTTTTTTGCATTTGTAATGCATGCACGTTAGGTCTGGTATTAATGTAATCCTACGTACGTAAATTTTCGAGTTACGTGTAATTATGATTGTGCAATTCTTTTCTagtcaaaaaatatatatgtgaaTGATTACTTTGCGGGCAAAAAATTGTGTTTTGGAGCATTATGATTTGATGAAAACTTGTGTGACACgttttcacgggtcgtattttgtgagacggatctcttatttggattatacatgaaaaaatattacttttttatgctaagagtattattttttattgtaaatattggtagggttgatccgtctcacatataaaaattcgtgaaactATTTCACAAGAAACCTATTCTTGTAATTTAGAGATTGATCGCCAATTTTCAATACATGTTGGTTTGGGGTAAAGGGcataattttcataaaaaaatcttGATAGTATCTATGTCATTATCATCATCatctattatttttatattattaaagacaaaatttaataaaatatataaaaacttattttagtgaatttatgTCTATTATATAACTAACAtatcttaataaaatatatttttttctctatgtttatttttgaaaaaaaattaaatgatcatatctataataacataaaatatattatagaaattacattttaaaaaacttttaatttattatgatCTCTATATTTTATACACAAAAAAATCATATGTAAGAACGCATGTCAAAATGTATATATAcaagatatatatattattttatgtcATATTATTAAAGTTAGGAGTAACTAATTTTGGTGTATATGTACTCACAAAAATAATTCCATTATTCACATGCCAAGGGCActagtcaaatttttttttaaaaaaaaaaatctatacgtgttgaaataatatatttgaatattgaaaaagtaatagttgaatatttgaatgttgaaaataagagttgtaaagttagaaatttgtgtgtgatgatgtagataatgatgtattttatttttggattatatgtaatgaaactctataaatagatctctcatttgtgaagaaaataacaattgagtagagagaaaaatattataaagtgtgtagtttggtaaattttgagagtttgagatttttactttttaccataaatttttactttttcacaacacgttatcagcacgaagctctaaaagtcctacataattttccaagctccaaacagaagaaaaaggtaacaaaagtaataatatttattttactgttatttatttattgtgtatttatttaatatacaatataatgttattattataaataataaaaataaatttttcataaacttgttataaatcctgggaggatgttaagacaacatcccacactcccggtaagggatacgacaagtataaaagcctataaggtttttaaacaaaataaattatgacactcattataatattatgatatgatatacataattatttaaacatgtctaatattatatatatcatattattaccataaaattataaaaatacatacctttatttttttgtacaccaacggtcataaatggtaaaaaacggctagtttttgccctataaatatgatctcacaaacacattcaatcactccaactttctcttcttctctaaaaattattcatcatcaaatttttcgaaaaaaaaaagaagatggctttctcaaggatatttttaattattttggttatcatactcacgagtcttgtatttatcggagaatatcctcatcgtgcgttttctttatttttacaaatacttgtacttgttgtttatccgttactttgtattacaatatttattaactaataaaatgcatcgtaattttttttagtaccaccatgtcaaatttaacaaagctcgaatttattgcgctcgacatcacgggaaagaattatatgccatggactctagatgtagaaatgcatcttgagtcattggtctaagcgagaccattaaagaaaatggcatatgcacgtcacaagaaaatgCAAGAGCcgtgatatttttgcgtcgacatctcgacgatggattgaaatgtgaatatctgactgaaaaaaatcccatggttttgtggaagggattaaaagaaagatttgaacatataagggaagttatacttccgaccgcccgggatgaatggaatacactgagattccaagattttaaaaaagtcagtgattacaattcggcgatgtatagaataatctcgcaattaaaattttgtggacatgaggtcacagaatctgagatgcttgaaaaaatattttccacatttcatgcatcaaatattactctatagcaacaatatagagtacgt is drawn from Primulina eburnea isolate SZY01 chromosome 10, ASM2296580v1, whole genome shotgun sequence and contains these coding sequences:
- the LOC140803447 gene encoding adenine phosphoribosyltransferase 5-like isoform X3; translation: MFAAENGLRGDPRLKAISDAIRVVPNFPKPGIMFQDITTLVSNHKAFKDVVDIFVDRYRDMGISVVAGVEARGFIFAPAIALAIGAKFIPLRKPGKLPGEVIMESYELEYGNDRLEMHLGAVQRGDRALVIDDLVATGGTLAAAIRLLERVGAEVVECACVIGLPEVKVIEIAYSL
- the LOC140803447 gene encoding adenine phosphoribosyltransferase 5-like isoform X1; translated protein: MFAAENGLRGDPRLKAISDAIRVVPNFPKPGIMFQDITTLVSNHKAFKDVVDIFVDRYRDMGISVVAGVEARGFIFAPAIALAIGAKFIPLRKPGKLPGEVIMESYELEYGNDRLEMHLGAVQRGDRALVIDDLVATGGTLAAAIRLLERVGAEVVECACVIGLPEVKGRCSRLDGRPLYILVEPRQ
- the LOC140803447 gene encoding adenine phosphoribosyltransferase 5-like isoform X2 encodes the protein MFAAENGLRGDPRLKAISDAIRVVPNFPKPGIMFQDITTLVSNHKAFKDVVDIFVDRYRDMGISVVAGVEARGFIFAPAIALAIGAKFIPLRKPGKLPGEVIMESYELEYGNDRLEMHLGAVQRGDRALVIDDLVATGGTLAAAIRLLERVGAEVVECACVIGLPEVKIVVCVKLLTRK